A single genomic interval of Candidatus Bipolaricaulis anaerobius harbors:
- a CDS encoding ABC transporter ATP-binding protein, producing the protein MIAFHDVHKTYPMGETRVEALRGVSVEIPRTHLTAIMGPSGSGKSTMLHLAGCLDTPTSGRVTYDGQDLGSLSSRRRAEFRATQVGFVFQKFNLIPNLSTLRNVELPLLLRSEAAPTARKKALHALTVVGLTDRSHHRPTKLSGGEQQRVAIARALVHDPPLILADEPTGNLDTGTGERILELLRSLVRAGKTIVVVTHNPEIAREADALIALRDGKVESFSEGSGGRP; encoded by the coding sequence TTGATCGCGTTCCACGATGTCCATAAGACCTACCCGATGGGCGAAACGCGCGTCGAGGCGCTGCGCGGCGTTTCGGTGGAGATCCCCCGCACGCACCTGACCGCGATCATGGGCCCCTCCGGCTCGGGCAAGTCTACGATGCTCCACTTGGCGGGATGCCTCGACACGCCGACGAGTGGCCGTGTGACCTACGACGGCCAAGACCTGGGCTCCCTTTCGTCGCGGAGGCGAGCCGAGTTCCGTGCCACCCAGGTGGGGTTCGTGTTCCAGAAGTTCAACCTCATCCCGAACCTGTCCACACTGCGCAACGTCGAGCTACCGCTCCTCCTGCGCAGCGAGGCCGCGCCCACGGCGCGAAAGAAGGCCCTCCATGCCCTGACCGTGGTCGGGCTGACCGACCGCAGTCACCACCGCCCGACGAAACTCTCCGGCGGCGAGCAGCAGCGCGTGGCCATCGCCCGCGCCCTCGTCCACGATCCCCCCCTCATCCTAGCTGACGAGCCAACCGGCAACCTCGACACGGGGACCGGAGAGCGCATCCTCGAGCTCCTCCGTAGCCTCGTGCGCGCCGGCAAGACCATCGTCGTCGTGACCCACAACCCGGAGATCGCTCGGGAGGCGGATGCCCTTATCGCCCTGCGCGATGGAAAGGTGGAATCCTTCTCCGAAGGGAGCGGAGGGCGCCCGTGA